One genomic region from Sulfuriflexus mobilis encodes:
- a CDS encoding NAD(P)/FAD-dependent oxidoreductase: protein MKSYDVIIIGAGAAGLMCAMTAGQRGKSVLLLERANKVGKKILMSGGGRCNFTNLYSEPGNYLSHNPHFCKSALSRYTQWDFIALVEKHGIAYHEKSQGQLFCDDSSKQILAMLLAECEQAGVEILTRCELDKVECDHGFHLDTSLGEFHAQSLVVASGGLSIPTLGGSDIGYRLAQQYGMQVLPRRAGLVPFTLSGALKEMSGRLSGLSLPVRISCGSVSFPEQLLFTHRGLSGPAVLQISSYWREGESIEIDLLPETDAADLVSKAKRQQPKSLLRTVLNAVLAKKLVTELEQLWWPESAEKPMAEFADKELLEVAKKLNHWRLTPAGTEGYRTAEVTMGGVDTHDLSSKTMESKTRPDLYFIGEVVDVSGQLGGFNFQWAWSSGYVAGQSV from the coding sequence ATGAAGTCTTATGATGTGATCATTATCGGTGCCGGTGCGGCGGGCCTGATGTGCGCGATGACCGCCGGGCAACGTGGCAAGAGCGTGCTGCTACTGGAGCGGGCGAACAAGGTCGGTAAAAAGATCCTCATGTCCGGTGGCGGGCGCTGTAACTTTACCAATTTGTATAGCGAGCCGGGCAATTATCTTTCGCACAACCCGCACTTTTGTAAATCCGCCCTGAGCCGCTACACGCAGTGGGACTTTATCGCCCTGGTCGAGAAACACGGCATTGCCTACCACGAAAAGTCCCAGGGACAATTATTCTGTGACGATTCCTCGAAACAGATCCTGGCCATGCTGCTCGCGGAGTGCGAGCAGGCTGGTGTCGAGATCCTCACACGTTGTGAACTGGACAAGGTTGAGTGTGATCACGGTTTTCACCTCGACACTAGCCTGGGTGAATTCCATGCCCAATCGCTGGTAGTGGCCTCTGGTGGTCTGTCGATCCCGACACTGGGTGGTTCGGACATTGGTTACCGCCTCGCACAACAGTACGGCATGCAGGTATTGCCGCGTCGCGCCGGGCTGGTGCCCTTTACCCTTTCCGGTGCGCTGAAGGAGATGAGTGGGCGTTTGTCGGGTCTGTCTCTGCCTGTGCGTATAAGCTGTGGGTCGGTCTCGTTTCCTGAACAGTTGTTGTTTACCCACCGCGGCCTGAGTGGCCCAGCGGTGTTGCAGATATCCAGTTACTGGCGGGAGGGTGAGTCGATCGAAATCGACTTGTTGCCGGAGACGGATGCAGCGGATTTAGTCAGCAAGGCCAAGCGGCAACAGCCGAAGTCCTTGCTGCGAACGGTGTTGAACGCCGTGTTAGCAAAGAAACTGGTCACGGAGCTGGAACAACTCTGGTGGCCGGAGTCAGCAGAAAAACCCATGGCCGAGTTTGCCGACAAGGAGCTGCTGGAGGTCGCCAAAAAGCTTAATCATTGGCGATTGACCCCGGCCGGCACCGAGGGCTATCGCACCGCGGAGGTTACCATGGGCGGCGTCGATACCCATGACCTGTCGTCGAAGACCATGGAGAGCAAGACCCGGCCAGACCTGTATTTCATCGGTGAGGTGGTCGATGTCAGTGGACAGCTAGGCGGGTTTAATTTTCAATGGGCCTGGTCGTCCGGCTATGTGGCCGGACAATCGGTGTAG